A region of Streptomyces sp. NBC_01788 DNA encodes the following proteins:
- a CDS encoding FtsW/RodA/SpoVE family cell cycle protein: MGSRAGSASRGGDQVSRNQELALLLGAVLICGFGQAGSSLAMTGSLPPGLAFHVAVLALPPLLCHLAVRRFAPHADPLILPLATLLTGLGIVLIHRLDVAYQARYNSPTAVGGQIMWVGLAVLGFIAVVIGLKDHRRLQRYPYVAVTVGLVLLMAPAFYPGDVYGAKRWIFLGPLSFQPGEFVKIVIVLFFAGYLTLRRDALALAGRRFMGMYLPRGRQLGPIAAVWVISLLVLVLERDLGTSLIFFGVFVIMLYVATERTSWVVFGVAMFAVGAFVVGSFEPHVHGRVVAWLHPMDIYLPPDQRPAGLISDQAAQALFGFGSGGMLGSGIGQGHPELIGFAGRSDFILTTVGEELGLAGVMAVILLYALLVERGLRTAITVTDPFGKLLAAGLATTLMLQVFVVVGGVTGLIPLTGKALPFLAQGGSAMVANWLLVALLLKVSDTARRPAPVPAADMDAAETQLVRR, encoded by the coding sequence ATGGGCAGTCGAGCCGGATCAGCGAGTCGGGGCGGCGATCAGGTCAGCCGCAACCAGGAGCTGGCGCTGCTGCTGGGCGCCGTGCTCATCTGCGGATTCGGCCAAGCGGGCAGCTCACTCGCCATGACGGGCAGCCTGCCGCCCGGTCTGGCGTTCCACGTCGCCGTTCTGGCCCTGCCCCCGCTGCTGTGCCACCTGGCGGTACGGCGGTTCGCCCCGCACGCCGACCCGCTGATCCTGCCCCTGGCCACCCTGCTCACCGGCCTGGGCATCGTCCTGATCCACCGCCTCGACGTCGCCTACCAGGCCCGGTACAACTCGCCCACGGCGGTCGGCGGGCAGATCATGTGGGTCGGCCTCGCGGTACTCGGATTCATCGCGGTCGTGATCGGGCTCAAGGACCATCGCCGGCTCCAGCGCTATCCCTACGTGGCCGTCACCGTGGGCCTGGTGCTGCTGATGGCCCCGGCCTTCTATCCCGGCGACGTCTACGGCGCCAAGCGGTGGATCTTCCTCGGGCCGCTGTCCTTCCAGCCCGGCGAGTTCGTGAAGATCGTGATCGTGCTCTTCTTCGCCGGGTACCTGACGCTGCGCAGGGACGCCCTGGCCCTGGCCGGAAGGCGCTTCATGGGCATGTACCTGCCGCGGGGGCGGCAGCTCGGCCCGATCGCGGCCGTGTGGGTCATCAGCCTGCTCGTCCTGGTCCTCGAACGGGACCTCGGCACCTCGCTCATCTTCTTCGGCGTCTTCGTGATCATGCTGTACGTCGCGACCGAGCGGACCAGCTGGGTCGTGTTCGGCGTCGCCATGTTCGCCGTCGGAGCCTTCGTCGTGGGCTCCTTCGAACCGCACGTCCACGGCCGGGTGGTCGCCTGGCTGCACCCCATGGACATCTACCTCCCCCCGGACCAGCGGCCGGCCGGGCTGATCTCCGACCAGGCGGCCCAGGCACTGTTCGGGTTCGGCTCCGGCGGGATGCTCGGTTCCGGCATCGGCCAGGGCCACCCCGAGCTCATCGGCTTCGCCGGGCGCAGCGACTTCATCCTCACCACCGTCGGCGAGGAACTCGGCCTGGCCGGAGTGATGGCCGTGATCCTGCTGTACGCCCTGCTCGTCGAGCGCGGCCTGCGTACCGCGATCACCGTGACCGACCCCTTCGGCAAGCTGCTGGCCGCCGGTCTGGCGACCACGCTGATGCTCCAGGTGTTCGTCGTCGTCGGTGGTGTCACCGGGCTCATCCCGCTCACCGGAAAGGCCCTGCCGTTCCTGGCCCAGGGCGGCTCGGCGATGGTCGCCAACTGGCTGCTCGTCGCCCTCCTCCTCAAGGTCAGCGACACCGCCCGCCGCCCCGCGCCGGTCCCGGCGGCGGACATGGACGCCGCCGAGACCCAGCTGGTCCGCCGCTGA
- a CDS encoding DUF2269 domain-containing protein, whose amino-acid sequence MRTSRPARRAFLVVHVVASASWLGLSLGLLALAIAAVTTGSAVTVETSVRAMKLLADWLLLPVAFATLFSGLVLSLGTPWGLARHRWVYTKFWLTLATTAATVLALRPGLTSMVRDVAAGEPPAGSHGILMGPAVSLTAYVFMTVISVLKPWGLTRRGRRHRASQRAAQTAGRRSAPV is encoded by the coding sequence GTGAGAACAAGCCGCCCCGCACGCCGTGCCTTCCTCGTGGTCCATGTGGTCGCCTCCGCCAGTTGGCTCGGCCTCTCCCTCGGACTGCTCGCCCTCGCGATCGCCGCGGTCACCACAGGGTCCGCGGTGACCGTGGAGACCTCCGTCCGCGCCATGAAACTCCTCGCCGACTGGCTCCTGCTCCCCGTCGCGTTCGCCACCCTGTTCAGCGGTCTCGTGCTGTCCCTGGGTACCCCGTGGGGGCTGGCCCGGCACCGGTGGGTCTACACGAAGTTCTGGCTCACCCTGGCCACGACCGCCGCCACGGTTCTCGCGCTGCGCCCCGGGCTGACCTCGATGGTCCGGGACGTCGCCGCGGGCGAGCCGCCGGCCGGCTCCCACGGAATCCTGATGGGCCCCGCCGTCTCCCTGACCGCGTACGTCTTCATGACGGTGATCTCCGTACTCAAGCCCTGGGGCCTGACCCGCCGCGGCCGGCGGCACCGCGCCTCCCAGCGTGCGGCCCAGACCGCCGGCCGCCGGAGCGCACCGGTCTGA